Proteins encoded together in one Brachyhypopomus gauderio isolate BG-103 unplaced genomic scaffold, BGAUD_0.2 sc146, whole genome shotgun sequence window:
- the LOC143500390 gene encoding galactose-specific lectin nattectin-like isoform X2, translated as MAIWKVALLLCLVLTGGTAISQETLSCPYPWTLYGQRCYRFFSSYVTWAEAESTCLRHGGNLASVHTISEYKFLQNLIKKMSGSFLQTWIGGYDAVKEGQWFWSDGTEGNFYFWASQQPDNYLNNENCMQMNAGEKLKMNDSICSNHFPFVCKKRRNARI; from the exons ATGGCGATCTGGAAGGTGGCCCTGCTCCTCTGTCTTGTACTCACTG GAGGAACAGCAATATCCCAAG AGACTCTTTCTTGTCCCTATCCCTGGACTCTGTATGGACAGAGATGTTACAGGTTTTTTAGTTCCTATGTCACATGGGCTGAAGCTGAG AGTACCTGTTTGAGACATGGGGGCAACCTGGCTTCAGTACACACCATTTCAGAGTACAAGTTTTTACAAAATCTTATCAAAAAAATGTCTGGCTCTTTCCTTCAAACCTGGATAGGTGGCTATGATGCTGTGAAA GAAGGACAATGGTTTTGGAGTGATGGAACCGAAGGGAACTTCTACTTTTGGGCTTCTCAGCAGCCTGATAACTATTTGAATAATGAAAACTGCATGCAAATGAATGCTGGAG AAAAGCTGAAAATGAACGACAGTATttgttccaatcattttccaTTTGTGTGTAAGAAGCGACGGAACGCAAGGATCTAA
- the LOC143500390 gene encoding galactose-specific lectin nattectin-like isoform X1: MAIWKVALLLCLVLTGGTAISQGGTEISQETLSCPYPWTLYGQRCYRFFSSYVTWAEAESTCLRHGGNLASVHTISEYKFLQNLIKKMSGSFLQTWIGGYDAVKEGQWFWSDGTEGNFYFWASQQPDNYLNNENCMQMNAGEKLKMNDSICSNHFPFVCKKRRNARI, encoded by the exons ATGGCGATCTGGAAGGTGGCCCTGCTCCTCTGTCTTGTACTCACTG GAGGAACAGCAATATCCCAAG GAGGAACAGAAATATCCCAAG AGACTCTTTCTTGTCCCTATCCCTGGACTCTGTATGGACAGAGATGTTACAGGTTTTTTAGTTCCTATGTCACATGGGCTGAAGCTGAG AGTACCTGTTTGAGACATGGGGGCAACCTGGCTTCAGTACACACCATTTCAGAGTACAAGTTTTTACAAAATCTTATCAAAAAAATGTCTGGCTCTTTCCTTCAAACCTGGATAGGTGGCTATGATGCTGTGAAA GAAGGACAATGGTTTTGGAGTGATGGAACCGAAGGGAACTTCTACTTTTGGGCTTCTCAGCAGCCTGATAACTATTTGAATAATGAAAACTGCATGCAAATGAATGCTGGAG AAAAGCTGAAAATGAACGACAGTATttgttccaatcattttccaTTTGTGTGTAAGAAGCGACGGAACGCAAGGATCTAA